The genomic interval ACCGGGGCCTGCTACTGCCGAGCGACGGGCGAGCTGCGGTGTCTCGGGGAGCTGACAGAGCGACAGTGTGGGACGCGCTGCGCGGACGAGCTGTGCGACGACTGGTTCTGGCTCGAGCGACGTTCCTGCTGGAACTGGGGCTACGGCGGGTGAGGCGCGCGGGGTGGGTCCACGCCCGCCGCGCGGCGGGCGTCGGGGCGCTCGCGCTGGCGCTCGCCGGCGCCGCGCCGGCGCCGTCCGCCGCCGAGACGAAGCTGCGCGTCGCCGCCACGCTCCCCGACCTCTTCGTCCTGACGCGCGCGGTCGCCGGCGAGGCGGCCACGGTCGAGCTGATCGCGCGCTTCGGCCAGAACCCGCACGACATGGAGGTGCGCCCGAGCCACATGCTGCTCCTGCGTCGCGCCGACGTCCTGGTGAAGAACGGCCTCGAGGAGGACGCGTGGGTCGAGGTGATGGTACGGGGCGCGGCGAACCCGAAGGTGATCCCGGGCTCGCGCAACGTCATCGACGCGTCCCAGGGCATCCAGGTCCTCAAGATCCCCGCCGGGCGCGTCGACCGGTCGATGGGCGACGTCCATCCGCTCGGAAGCCCGCACTACACGCTCGATCCGGACAACCTCGTGATCGTCACGCAGAGCCTCGCGGCCGGGCTCGCGCGTGCCGCGCCCGAGCACGCGCGCCTGTTCGAGGCGAACCGCCACACGCTCCTCGAGAAGATCGCGGAGGCGGACCGCCGCTGGAAGGCCACGCTGGCGCCCTTCCGCGGCGCCCGCGTGGTGAGCTTCCACGACAGCTGGCCCTACTTCTACCGCGCGTTCGGGCTGGTGGAGGGCGGCATCATCGAGGATCGTCCGGGGATCCCGCCGTCGCCGCAGCACCTGGCGTGGCTCATCCGCCAGATGCGCGACGAGAAGGTCAGGGTCATCCTGCACGAGAGCTGGTACCCGCGCGACATCACGGAGCGCGTCGCCCGCGAGACGGGCGCGCGCATGCTCGTCGTGCCGCAGACGCCGGGCGCCGTCAAGGGCACCGAGGACTACATCGCCCACATGGACTACCTGGTGGGCGCCATCGCCGACGCCCTCAGGTGACGCGCGGCTCAGCCCTTGCGCATGTAGGCGGGGACCTCGCCCGTCAGGAAGTCCTCGCGCCGCGGCGCGAAGACGTCGACGACCTCCGTGTCCTCCGGAAACCACGCCTCGTGCTCGACGTCGCCCGGAATGACTCCGAGGTCGCCCGGGCCGCACGTCCGCTTCTCACCGCCGAGGCGGAACTCCATCGTCCCCGAGACCACCCAGAAGATCTGCTCGTGGGGATGCTTGTGGGCCGCGGCGTGCGCGCCCGCCTTCATCGACCACCACACGACCATCTCCTTCTCGCCCGCGAGGACCCGGCGTGAGATCTTGTCCGTCACCTTCTCCTCGGGCAGGCGCTTGAGCGCGGCGAATCCCTTGAGCGTTGGCATCGATGGTCCCTCCCTCGTCACACGGAGCAGCAGGTCTTTCCTCGAATCGCGTCCCACCCCTCGCGCGCGATGATCGGCGTCATCGCGATCCCCGCCACCGGGTCCGCCCACCACCAGTCGAGCGCCGCGTTCAGGCCGAGGCCGACGAGCAGGATGGCCGACAGGCAGGCGCAAAGGCCTGTCTGCCGAGCCTCGGCCTCGAGCGCGCCGCTCCCGAGCCGGGTCGCGACGCGGCGCTTCCACCGCACGAGCAGCGGCATGACGACGAGCGAGAGGCCCGCGAGCGCCATCCCCACGACGGACCGCTCGGGCGCGCGGCCCTCCACGAGGAAGGCGGCGGCCTCGTAGAGCACCCAGGCCGCGAGCAGCAGGAAGCACGCGCCGATGATCCGGAGGGCCTTCAGGTCGCGCGCGGCCAGCGTGGGCTCCGCGCGAGCGCCCGACAGCGCCCAGAGCGCGGCCAGGCTCGCCGCGATCTCGATCCCCGAGTCGAAGCCGAAGCCGACGAGCGCGACGCTGCCCGCGAGCAACCCCGCGCCCACGGCCACGACGGCCTCAGCGGAGTTCCAGGCGACCGTCAGCCACAGGAGGCCCTTGGCCCGGCGAGCGACGCGTGCCCCGTCCGCCTGAGCGGGGGGCGGCGCGAGCGTCATGGTACGGCTCACGCTGCCACGC from Candidatus Methylomirabilota bacterium carries:
- a CDS encoding cupin domain-containing protein, with protein sequence MPTLKGFAALKRLPEEKVTDKISRRVLAGEKEMVVWWSMKAGAHAAAHKHPHEQIFWVVSGTMEFRLGGEKRTCGPGDLGVIPGDVEHEAWFPEDTEVVDVFAPRREDFLTGEVPAYMRKG
- a CDS encoding metal ABC transporter substrate-binding protein; translation: MRRAGWVHARRAAGVGALALALAGAAPAPSAAETKLRVAATLPDLFVLTRAVAGEAATVELIARFGQNPHDMEVRPSHMLLLRRADVLVKNGLEEDAWVEVMVRGAANPKVIPGSRNVIDASQGIQVLKIPAGRVDRSMGDVHPLGSPHYTLDPDNLVIVTQSLAAGLARAAPEHARLFEANRHTLLEKIAEADRRWKATLAPFRGARVVSFHDSWPYFYRAFGLVEGGIIEDRPGIPPSPQHLAWLIRQMRDEKVRVILHESWYPRDITERVARETGARMLVVPQTPGAVKGTEDYIAHMDYLVGAIADALR
- a CDS encoding cation transporter, which gives rise to MTLAPPPAQADGARVARRAKGLLWLTVAWNSAEAVVAVGAGLLAGSVALVGFGFDSGIEIAASLAALWALSGARAEPTLAARDLKALRIIGACFLLLAAWVLYEAAAFLVEGRAPERSVVGMALAGLSLVVMPLLVRWKRRVATRLGSGALEAEARQTGLCACLSAILLVGLGLNAALDWWWADPVAGIAMTPIIAREGWDAIRGKTCCSV